The following coding sequences lie in one Rutidosis leptorrhynchoides isolate AG116_Rl617_1_P2 chromosome 6, CSIRO_AGI_Rlap_v1, whole genome shotgun sequence genomic window:
- the LOC139854370 gene encoding uncharacterized protein, with the protein MPICAAVNVKTAGQETADDADNMEIINPAYPEQKIRMGRNISADTRKQIIQLLVHAVKGQVMADYLAEMTGELEVINERTTLKPILGETWDLFTDGASCKEGAGAGLVLANPSGEEHTYALRFNFDVTNNEAKYEALLAGLNIARKMNIAKLRAFTDSQLVANQFNDSFKAHDPSMQKYLQLLKELAARFEHFELAQVPRSQNKKADALSKLAEEQPNWMEPIIQYIRNDTLLSDSREARLVRERAPMYIIQNDILYRKSYYGPMMRCVGPIEAEMIVDEVHNGTCALHSGYKTIAAKIM; encoded by the exons atgcctatttgtgcggctgttaacgtAAAAACCGCAGGTCAGGAAACTGCCGATGATGCGGATAATATGGAAATTATTAATCCTGCATATCCAGAGCAGAAAATTAGAATGGGACGCAATATTAGTGCGGATACTAGGAAgcaaataatccaattacttgtcca TGCTGTAAAAGGTCAGGTTATGGCGGATTACCTCGCTGAAATGACTGGAGAATTAgaggtgattaatgagcgaacCACGTTGAAACCGATACTTGGCGAAACTTGGGATTTGTTTACTGATGGTGCTTCGTGCAaagaaggtgcaggtgcgggtttggTTTTGGCAAACCCAAGTGGTGAGGAGCATACGTATGCACTGCGTTTCAATTTTGATGTGACAAATAATGAAGCGAAGTATGAAGCACTACTTGCTGGtttaaatattgcgcgaaaaatgaaTATTGCTAAGTTGCGAGCATTTACAGATTCGCagttagtagcgaatcagtttaacGACTCTTTCAAAGCACATGATCCTTCTATGCAGAAATACTTGCAGCTATTGAAAGAATTAGCAGCGCGGTTTGAGCATTTTGAACTTGCGCAAGTGCCAAGaagtcaaaataagaaggcggatgctttGAGCAAATTGGCCG AAGAacagccaaattggatggaaccaattATACAATATATCCGCAATGATACTTTGCTAAGCGACAGCCGCGAAGCTCGTTTAGTAAGAGAGCGAGCGCCAAtgtatatcattcaaaatgatattTTGTACCGCAAATCGTACTATGGACCAATGATGCGATGTGTTGGCCCAATTGAGGCAGAAATGATTGTAGatgaagtgcataatggtacttgtgcactgcattcaggtTACAAAACAATTGCAGCGAAAATTATGTAg